The Pleurodeles waltl isolate 20211129_DDA chromosome 7, aPleWal1.hap1.20221129, whole genome shotgun sequence genome contains the following window.
ACAGCGCTAGAAGGGACTCATCATCAAGGCCAAAGTGCTTCTGGTAGCTGCTCAGAGTCTCTATCAGCGAAGGGATGCTGCAGTCCACGGGGTGATTAGGAAGGACGGAGATGATGCAGGTGCTCAGGGCCTTCTTCCAAACGTGTCTCTTCAGTGACTCTTTCTTCTTCTCGATGACCTCAGCAGTGATGTTAGGCAGGGACAGAAGTAGCACATGCCTCTTCTGCCCTGTAAGTTCATCAACAAGTGTATTGTGGAGCTTCTGAAAATCATATTTATGGAGTTCAAAGCTAGACAACAAGAAGACCTTGGGGTCCTCCACCCCTGCCTTTTCCAAGCTGCGGATGCAGTCTTCACGTATCTCATTGAGGACCTGCGCCTCAGAGAACTTGGCCTTCTTTCTTCTCTTGCATGCCTCCATATCCTGGTCTATCTTTGACCGTACAAAGTAGAAGTTTTTGTTCATTTCCCTGATGCTCCTTGCGAGGCTTGCATGGTTCTCACGAAAACGTCCGGAGGCAAGAAGGATATAGAAGTCGTATTTTTCAAAGTTTACTTGCTGCAGGTACTGAGTTGCCTGAAAGTTGGGTGTTCCGATGCCTGGCAGATCCCAGAGCTGAACAGTCGGTAGCTTTGGATGTGGGTAGCCCTCGGCCACCATGGTGGTCTCTGTGACACCAGTTTTAGCAGCCCCGGGCTCTTCATCACCAAGGTTGCGCATGGCATTTATGAAGGTGGATTTCCCGGCACCAGACTCCCCAGTAATGGCGATGTCAAGTGTGGTGGTCTCCAGTGACCTCAGGAGGGACTGGATCTGGTTGGAGACTTCCGATACCACCTT
Protein-coding sequences here:
- the LOC138246581 gene encoding interferon-inducible GTPase 5-like, with protein sequence MCAMEVRELDMKEMSTMIQSKVVSEVSNQIQSLLRSLETTTLDIAITGESGAGKSTFINAMRNLGDEEPGAAKTGVTETTMVAEGYPHPKLPTVQLWDLPGIGTPNFQATQYLQQVNFEKYDFYILLASGRFRENHASLARSIREMNKNFYFVRSKIDQDMEACKRRKKAKFSEAQVLNEIREDCIRSLEKAGVEDPKVFLLSSFELHKYDFQKLHNTLVDELTGQKRHVLLLSLPNITAEVIEKKKESLKRHVWKKALSTCIISVLPNHPVDCSIPSLIETLSSYQKHFGLDDESLLALSKRANAAPYDLKRQIRSMLGKDLSRHKVQTVLKDAAQSGQMVASMVRSRVPILSHIVSGGISFVAAYTLLNSALDEFCQDTQRVLKTAFGEEEVGMDQSYEVPDPGFFYFD